The following are encoded in a window of Rissa tridactyla isolate bRisTri1 chromosome 3, bRisTri1.patW.cur.20221130, whole genome shotgun sequence genomic DNA:
- the USP45 gene encoding ubiquitin carboxyl-terminal hydrolase 45 isoform X7 codes for MRVKDPSRANPEKAKRSKRPNRPQDEDSSDDISGLTCQHVSQAVDVHHVKRAVAQSVWSICAECLKERRMSDGEPVAPSDIWLCLKCGSQGCSKNSEGQHSLKHFQTARTDPHCIVINLSTWIIWCYECDEELSTHCNKKVLAQIVDFLQKHGSRAEPSSSKIIRLREENNETSEILKGKSSGNGASVPVKGINNLGNTCFFNAVMQNLAQTHILNELMYEMKEKGTKLKICHTSDSQLDPLVVNLSSPGPLTSAMFLFLHSMREAGKGPLSPKVLFSQLCQNKLQITGLIDCGAIQKRCLRRKHTSV; via the exons ATGCGGGTGAAAGATCCATCAAGAGCCAACCCCgagaaagcaaagagaagcaaaaggcCTAACAGGCCGCAGGATGAGGACTCCTCAGATGATATTTCAG GCTTAACCTGCCAGCACGTGAGCCAAGCGGTGGATGTGCATCATGTGAAGAGAGCGGTAGCTCAGAGCGTCTGGTCAATATGCGCAGAATGTCTGAAGGAGAGGCGGATGAGTGATGGTGAGCCCGTGGCACCTTCAGACATCTGGCTGTGTCTCAAATGCGGCTCTCAG GGATGTAGTAAGAACTCGGAAGGCCAGCATTCTCTGAAACACTTCCAAACAGCACGCACAGATCCTCATTGCATTGTTATCAACCTCAGCACGTGGATCATATG GTGTTACGAATGTGATGAAGAACTGTCAACACACTGCAACAAAAAGGTTTTGGCTCAGATAGTTGACTTTCTTCAAAAACATGGTTCCAGGGCTGAACCAA GTTCATCAAAAATCATACGACTCCgtgaagaaaacaatgaaacaagtgagatactgaaaggaaaaagttCTGGTAATGGTGCATCAGTTCCAGTTAAAGGAATAAATAATTTAGGAAATACGTGCTTTTTTAATGCTGTCATGCAG aACTTGGCACAGACTCACATACTAAATGAACTGATGTATGAGATGAAGGAGAAAGGAACAAAGTTAAAAATCTGTCATACTTCAGACTCCCAATTG GATCCTTTGGTGGTAAACCTCTCTAGCCCAGGACCCTTGACTTCGGCAATGTTCTTATTCCTTCACAGCATGAGGGAAGCTGGAAAAGGTCCGCTTTCTCCGAAAGTGCTGTTTAGCCAGCTTTGTCAAAA
- the TSTD3 gene encoding thiosulfate sulfurtransferase/rhodanese-like domain-containing protein 3 isoform X1 — protein MASGIRGWRWAAQALRVAGSGGGWWRPAAAGPSRSLCAGEVPSLSYQELKDLKKTKVLHVDVRERWEIDKFGKIPASVNIPLGELVEALQMDPTEFEEKYSQKMPAKSDPVVFSCLAGKRSRQALSFAMSLGFSSVQQYAGGFEDWVKHEPPEKK, from the exons ATGGCGTCCGGGATCCGGGGCTGGCGGTGGGCGGCGCAGGCCCTGCGGgtggccggcagcggcggcggatGGTGGCGGCCGGCAGCGGCCG GTCCGAGCCGCAGCCTCTGCGCCGGCGAGGTGCCGAGCCTTTCCTACCAGGAGCTCAAAGACTTAAAGAAGACCAAGGTCCTCCACGTAGATGTGCGGGAGAGGTGGGAGATCGACAAGTTTGGAAAAATCCCAGCATCCGTCAACATACCCC TGGGTGAATTAGTGGAAGCTCTGCAAATGGACCCAACGGAGTTCGAGGAGAAGTACAGTCAAAAGATGCCAGCCAAGTCGGACCCTGTGGTTTTCTCCTGCTTGGCAGGGAAGAGAAGTAGACAAGCACTCAGTTTCGCCATGTCCTTGGGTTTCAGCAG TGTTCAGCAATATGCTGGTGGCTTTGAAGATTGGGTAAAACATGAACCTCCAGAGAAAAAATGA
- the TSTD3 gene encoding thiosulfate sulfurtransferase/rhodanese-like domain-containing protein 3 isoform X2 codes for MASGIRGWRWAAQALRVAGSGGGWWRPAAAGPSRSLCAGEVPSLSYQELKDLKKTKVLHVDVRERWEIDKFGKIPASVNIPLGELVEALQMDPTEFEEKYSQKMPAKSDPVVFSCLAGKRSRQALSFAMSLGFSSIVSFGREELQNTLHGSRQR; via the exons ATGGCGTCCGGGATCCGGGGCTGGCGGTGGGCGGCGCAGGCCCTGCGGgtggccggcagcggcggcggatGGTGGCGGCCGGCAGCGGCCG GTCCGAGCCGCAGCCTCTGCGCCGGCGAGGTGCCGAGCCTTTCCTACCAGGAGCTCAAAGACTTAAAGAAGACCAAGGTCCTCCACGTAGATGTGCGGGAGAGGTGGGAGATCGACAAGTTTGGAAAAATCCCAGCATCCGTCAACATACCCC TGGGTGAATTAGTGGAAGCTCTGCAAATGGACCCAACGGAGTTCGAGGAGAAGTACAGTCAAAAGATGCCAGCCAAGTCGGACCCTGTGGTTTTCTCCTGCTTGGCAGGGAAGAGAAGTAGACAAGCACTCAGTTTCGCCATGTCCTTGGGTTTCAGCAG CATTGTGTCATTTGGAAGAGAAGAGCTACAGAACACACTGCATGGAAGCAGGCAGCGTTAG
- the TSTD3 gene encoding thiosulfate sulfurtransferase/rhodanese-like domain-containing protein 3 isoform X3, with translation MASGIRGWRWAAQALRVAGSGGGWWRPAAAGPSRSLCAGEVPSLSYQELKDLKKTKVLHVDVRERWEIDKFGKIPASVNIPLGELVEALQMDPTEFEEKYSQKMPAKSDPVVFSCLAGKRSRQALSFAMSLGFSRKKRSGKLFHWSSCYYLVDV, from the exons ATGGCGTCCGGGATCCGGGGCTGGCGGTGGGCGGCGCAGGCCCTGCGGgtggccggcagcggcggcggatGGTGGCGGCCGGCAGCGGCCG GTCCGAGCCGCAGCCTCTGCGCCGGCGAGGTGCCGAGCCTTTCCTACCAGGAGCTCAAAGACTTAAAGAAGACCAAGGTCCTCCACGTAGATGTGCGGGAGAGGTGGGAGATCGACAAGTTTGGAAAAATCCCAGCATCCGTCAACATACCCC TGGGTGAATTAGTGGAAGCTCTGCAAATGGACCCAACGGAGTTCGAGGAGAAGTACAGTCAAAAGATGCCAGCCAAGTCGGACCCTGTGGTTTTCTCCTGCTTGGCAGGGAAGAGAAGTAGACAAGCACTCAGTTTCGCCATGTCCTTGGGTTTCAGCAG aaaaaaaagaagtggcaaaCTGTTTCATTGGTCCAGCTGCTACTACTTGGTTGATGTTTGA